In one window of Ostrinia nubilalis chromosome 19, ilOstNubi1.1, whole genome shotgun sequence DNA:
- the LOC135080962 gene encoding uncharacterized protein LOC135080962, which yields MPVTRSQKGKADAEPPVAAEQALPTSVSETNREELIQFEPPENRKAPRSSRASSVKSDRARRLAKAQEEVARLELKLARARLSAIQAEESEEEDNDSVASEMHESRVETWLEAQADVPLLEEVPKTLPPTDPVKKERHRQAQPPLLREVKQEPTAPPAPQTTVTATAPPTSVDLTALASAIATAARAGHHPRYLAELPNFYGAHYDWLAFKSAYTETASHFTETENIARLRRSLKGKAKEAASCLLIANAKADEIMRTLEMRFGRADSIALSEIENLRSLSKVTDSPREICIFASKVQNSVATLRALDRTQYLYNPEIVKCIIEKLTSVLRYRWFDFVAEDSKDEPDLVKFSRFIQQEAERCGKFAPPESVYNEESSHRNRSQRTFNIEEKRKEAKKPKCPICKNEHFVTDCTKLKEADNNSRWKYAKDFKLCFRCLRYKAADHSCKTKSCMVRGCQKTHHPLLHYDKAPKAEKKTETVASTKSRTRQGHAYLKIIPVRVSGPKGFYDTAALLDDGSTITLIDADVADRVGASGVSDPLQLEGVAGLKINANGSRRVSITLQGQTKGYPIKARTVKGLHLAPQAVSGLDLKGCHHLRGVQNFLQYEERKPTVLIGQDNWHLLVARQLRRGPTHQPVASLTPLGWVLHGSSTRSLGRNVHYVYRAEEKLIDEEIRRYFTIDSLGIQPKLPKSDPEVRALQVLEANTVKKKEDVYETSLIWKKEDVVLPNNFKGALNRLYSIEKKLDRDTSLKTSYEDQINNLIKKGYAEEAKEPPTPGKTWYLPHFAVLHPNKPGKVRVVLDAAFRFGNTSLNDNLLPGPDLLQSLQGVLMRFRQHKIAVAADIEEMFLRISIRKEDRDALRFLWRQDRREGPPTEYRMTTVVFGATCSPCIALYVKNLNAERHREKYPEAASAIVNNHYMDDYLQSFQTVEEAQKIANEVDRIHKKANFNLRKWTSNNSKAIQNLEDSAKIEEIKFDDGAKEEKILGLIWRPASDCLAFNLNFARVPADIVNGKHILQETWRIGIDWDQELPATLASTWKTWIEDLKQLKSIQIPRCHPYLSSATEREIHTFVDASEKAYAAAVYWRVIDSSGNIHVSLITAKARVAPLKVTSIPRLELQAAVIGSRLASTTIKEYDIKPDRQYFWSDSKTVLSWLRAGPRSFKPYVAHRIAEIEETTNVSQWRWVPTSQNVADDATRDSPKQFNNASHRWFTGPPFLRGPPESWPQEKSTSIIENKTEERVNLVKTNKVRLCESLPDVNRFSSWLRLIRTTALVLLFIQKLRARRVSVNYKRTTKNKEKDPQWPSPARKSHAKLHADVSEQSRLGVIIEVPFLQHAESLWVQAVQEEMFHEEIEALRNGQHLPTNSRLDHRTKFTFTDGKIRVASRIAAANDITLEQREPAVLDGNHRYTKLYLAWINEQLAHAGIETTVNEARQHYYIVRLRPITRTIVKQCQQCRLRRAIPTEPPTGNHPRSRLAHHQRPFTFTGVDYFGPLSITVGRHHEKRYVALFTCLTTRAVHLELAADLTADAAIMALRRMIARRGAPTEIYSDNGTNFHGADRELREAVKNEATKRSITWRYIPPGAPFMGGAWERLVRSVKNALYRILHEQHPREDVLRTLLCEAEYIVNNRPLTHVSTSPEDDEALTPNHFLIGGSGRVQTPGTFTKSDTVSKQQWRRAQLLADKFWARWLREYLPELQHRREPHGRGAPLKVDDLVLVVDPNLPRNTWPRGKVIATYPGRDGIVRTADIMTQGGVMRRPTKRLVILPTEKGVTEQ from the exons ATGCCGGTCACAAGATCACAGAAGGGCAAGGCTGACGCAGAGCCGCCAGTCGCCGCTGAACAAGCCTTACCTACGTCCGTCTCCGAAACCAACCGGGAGGAACTGATCCAGTTTGAACCTCCAGAAAATAGAAAAGCACCGAGGTCATCGCGGGCATCCTCCGTAAAATCCGACCGCGCCCGTCGATTGGCCAAGGCTCAAGAAGAGGTAGCTCGCCTGGAATTAAAATTAGCCCGCGCCCGTCTCTCCGCCATCCAGGCCGAAGAATCGGAAGAGGAAGACAACGACTCCGTCGCCTCAGAAATGCACGAGTCTCGCGTTGAGACTTGGCTTGAGGCTCAAGCCGACGTTCCGTTATTGGAAGAGGTACCCAAAACCCTTCCACCTACCGACCCCGTGAAGAAGGAACGTCACCGACAAGCTCAACCACCGCTACTTCGTGAGGTTAAACAAGAACCTACCGCTCCGCCAGCACCCCAGACGACCGTCACCGCCACCGCACCGCCGACATCCGTCGATTTGACCGCGTTAGCATCCGCTATCGCGACCGCAGCACGCGCCGGCCATCATCCGCGATATTTAGCGGAACTTCCGAATTTTTACGGCGCACACTACGATTGGCTCGCATTTAAATCGGCGTACACAGAAACTGCGAGTCATTTCACCGAAACCGAAAATATCGCCAGACTTCGACGGTCATTGAAAGGAAAGGCTAAAGAAGCAGCCAGCTGTTTATTGATAGCGAACGCGAAGGCCGACGAAATAATGAGAACGCTGGAAATGAGATTCGGACGAGCTGACTCGATTGCTTTGTCCGAAATCGAGAACCTACGAAGCCTATCCAAGGTCACCGACTCACCGAGGGAAATCTGTATCTTCGCCAGCAAAGTGCAAAACAGCGTCGCTACACTCCGCGCACTTGACCGGACACAGTACCTGTATAATCCAGAGATTGTCAAGTGCATCATCGAAAAACTTACCTCCGTTCTCCGTTACCGCTGGTTCGACTTCGTCGCCGAAGACAGCAAGGATGAACCAGACCTAGTGAAGTTCAGCCGATTTATTCAGCAGGAAGCTGAGAGATGTGGCAAATTCGCGCCACCCGAATCCGTCTACAATGAAGAATCGTCGCACAGAAACAGAAGCCAGCGGACCTTCAATATCGAAGAGAAAAGAAAGGAAGCGAAGAAACCGAAATGCCCGATATGCAAGAACGAGCATTTCGTCACCGACTGCACGAAATTGAAGGAAGCCGACAACAACAGCCGCTGGAAGTATGCAAAGGACTTCAAACTTTGCTTCCGCTGTCTACGCTACAAAGCTGCAGATCACAGCTGCAAAACGAAGTCGTGCATGGTACGGGGCTGCCAGAAGACACACCATCCGCTCCTACATTATGATAAAGCACCGAAAGCCGAAAAGAAAACCGAAACCGTTGCCTCTACCAAATCACGCACGAGACAGGGCCACGCATACTTGAAAATCATCCCAGTTCGTGTCTCTGGCCCTAAAGGCTTCTACGACACTGCAGCTCTCCTCGACGACGGTTCTACGATTACCCTTATTGATGCCGACGTTGCTGACCGCGTCGGCGCCTCCGGAGTCTCCGATCCACTTCAGCTGGAAGGCGTAGCTGGATTGAAGATAAATGCTAATGGATCACGCAGAGTGAGCATCACGCTACAGGGCCAGACTAAGGGATATCCGATAAAAGCCAGAACAGTCAAAGGACTTCACCTGGCACCACAAGCGGTGTCTGGATTGGACCTCAAAGGATGCCATCATCTCCGAGGAGTACAGAACTTCCTTCAGTATGAAGAAAGAAAGCCGACAGTGTTAATAGGCCAAGATAATTGGCATCTTCTCGTCGCCCGGCAACTCCGAAGAGGACCGACACACCAGCCGGTAGCCTCACTGACCCCATTGGGATGGGTATTGCATGGGTCCTCAACAAGAAGTTTAGGAAGAAACGTGCACTACGTCTACAGAGCCGAAGAGAAGCTAATAGACGAAGAAATCCGAAGATACTTTACCATCGACTCGCTTGGCATCCAACCCAAGTTACCGAAGAGTGATCCAGAAGTTCGCGCACTGCAGGTCCTGGAAGCAAATACAGTGAAGAAGAAGGAAGATGTCTACGAAACTTCGCTAATTTGGAAGAAAGAAGATGTGGTTCttccaaataattttaaaggcgCGCTTAACCGACTCTACAGCATCGAGAAGAAGCTAGACCGCGACACATCGTTAAAGACCAGCTACGaagatcaaataaataatttgatcaAGAAAGGATACGCCGAAGAAGCAAAAGAACCTCCGACACCGGGCAAGACTTGGTACTTGCCACACTTCGCCGTTCTACACCCTAACAAACCGGGAAAAGTACGAGTGGTCCTGGACGCCGCATTCCGCTTCGGGAATACCTCACTGAACGATAATTTATTGCCGGGGCCAGATCTACTACAGTCACTACAGGGTGTATTGATGCGATTTAGACAGCACAAAATTGCAGTCGCCGCCGATATCGAAGAAATGTTTCTCCGCATAAGCATCCGCAAAGAAGACCGAGACGCCTTACGCTTCCTGTGGCGTCAAGACCGGCGGGAGGGCCCACCTACCGAATATCGCATGACAACAGTTGTCTTCGGGGCCACCTGCTCGCCATGCATAGCTTTATACGTGAAGAATTTGAACGCAGAAAGACATCGTGAAAAATACCCAGAAGCCGCATCCGCAATTGTTAATAATCATTACATGGACGATTATTTACAAAGTTTTCAAACCGTAGAAGAAGCACAGAAGATCGCCAACGAAGTCGACCGCATACATAAAAAGGCAAATTTTAATCTGCGCAAGTGGACTTCGAACAACAGCAAAGCAATACAGAACTTGGAAGATTCCGCCAAGATAGAAGAAATCAAGTTCGACGACGGCGCAAAAGAAGAGAAGATTTTAGGCCTAATATGGCGACCAGCATCGGACTGCCTAGCCTTCAACTTAAATTTCGCCCGGGTCCCAGCCGACATCGTCAATG GAAAACACATCCTACAGGAAACGTGGCGCATTGGGATTGACTGGGACCAAGAATTACCCGCAACGCTAGCCAGCACCTGGAAGACCTGGATTGAAGACCTAAAACAGTTGAAATCGATCCAGATCCCACGATGTCATCCGTACTTAAGTAGCGCAACCGAGCGCGAAATTCATACATTCGTCGATGCCAGTGAAAAGGCATACGCGGCAGCGGTATATTGGCGAGTCATCGACAGCAGCGGAAACATCCACGTGTCGCTAATTACCGCCAAGGCGAGGGTCGCACCGCTAAAAGTCACATCGATACCTCGTCTTGAACTCCAGGCAGCCGTCATCGGAAGTCGACTAGCAAGTACGACTATCAAAGAGTATGATATTAAACCCGACCGACAGTACTTCTGGTCAGACTCGAAGACCGTACTCTCATGGCTACGTGCTGGCCCCCGATCGTTTAAGCCGTACGTCGCCCACAGAATAGCCGAAATCGAAGAAACGACTAATGTCAGTCAATGGCGATGGGTTCCTACGTCACAGAATGTAGCAGACGACGCTACACGCGATTCACCGAAACAGTTTAATAACGCTTCGCACAGATGGTTCACCGGACCGCCATTTCTACGAGGACCCCCTGAAAGTTGGCCGCAAGAAAAATCTACGAGTataatcgaaaacaaaacagaaGAGCGAGTCAACTTAGTGAAGACTAACAAAGTTCGACTTTGCGAGTCGTTACCCGACGTCAACCGCTTCTCATCGTGGCTACGACTAATAAGGACTACCGCCTTAGTATTGTTATTCATTCAGAAGCTGCGTGCAAGAAGAGTCTCCGTCAATTATAAACGTACAACGAAGAATAAAGAAAAAGATCCACAGTGGCCGTCTCCTGCCAGAAAATCACACGCAAAGTTACACGCCGACGTGTCCGAGCAGAGTCGACTAGGCGTTATAATTGAAGTACCGTTTCTGCAGCATGCCGAGTCGCTCTGGGTGCAAGCTGTGCAAGAAGAGATGTTTCACGAAGAGATTGAAGCACTCCGTAACGGCCAGCATCTTCCGACGAACAGCAGACTAGATCATCGTACTAAATTCACGTTCACCGACGGAAAAATACGCGTTGCATCGAGAATAGCCGCTGCGAACGACATAACGTTAGAACAAAGAGAACCGGCAGTTTTAGACGGCAATCACCGATATACGAAGCTGTATCTAGCGTGGATAAATGAACAATTAGCACACGCGGGGATCGAAACCACAGTTAATGAAGCCCGCCAGCACTATTACATAGTGAGATTACGTCCGATTACTCGCACTATCGTGAAACAGTGTCAGCAATGCCGCCTAAGAAGAGCTATACCGACCGAACCTCCGACTGGAAACCATCCGAGGAGCCGACTTGCTCATCATCAACGGCCGTTTACATTCACAGGGGTCGATTATTTCGGCCCACTCTCGATAACCGTAGGCCGTCATCACGAAAAGAGATATGTAGCTCTCTTTACATGTCTCACTACGCGCGCCGTGCACTTAGAATTGGCAGCTGACTTAACCGCAGACGCAGCAATTATGGCTCTGAGGCGTATGATCGCACGCCGCGGAGCGCCTACCGAAATATACTCCGACAACGGGACGAACTTTCACGGTGCCGACCGGGAGCTCCGTGAAGCCGTCAAGAACGAAGCTACGAAGCGATCAATCACTTGGCGGTATATACCACCAGGTGCACCGTTCATGGGGGGTGCATGGGAACGCCTTGTGCGCTCAGTGAAGAACGCCCTCTACCGTATACTACACGAACAGCACCCGCGcgaagacgtgttgcgaacatTACTATGTGAAGCCGAGTACATAGTTAACAACCGTCCGTTAACTCATGTTTCTACGTCACCTGAAGACGATGAAGCTCTTACCCCGAACCATTTTTTGATCGGTGGTTCAGGCCGAGTGCAGACACCGGGAACATTTACCAAATCCGACACCGTGAGCAAGCAACAGTGGCGCCGCGCTCAACTACTCGCAGATAAGTTCTGGGCAAGATGGTTACGTGAATACTTACCAGAACTCCAACACCGGCGGGAGCCCCATGGCCGGGGAGCTCCTTTGAAAGTAGACGACTTAGTATTAGTCGTCGACCCCAACTTACCTCGCAATACTTGGCCCCGAGGGAAAGTCATCGCAACGTATCCGGGACGAGACGGAATCGTTCGCACCGCAGACATCATGACACAAGGAGGTGTCATGCGCAGACCTACGAAAAGGCTCGTCATCCTACCTACCGAAAAGGGGGTGACAGAACAGTAG